In one uncultured Devosia sp. genomic region, the following are encoded:
- a CDS encoding DUF6151 family protein produces the protein MSAIGCNCGKVKIELTGEPIIVAECHCKSCRDGAERMAALPGAEPVVGANGSSHYVLYRKDRVRIVAGEEWLRNFRLGPDAQTRRVFASCCNTPVLAEFKGGHWVSLYANLWHGQAVPVLDIRTQVGDAPTGTVPEDGVPAGGWETTKFYGKLLGAWIAMGFKQPAVALDTPEVELARR, from the coding sequence ATGAGCGCGATCGGTTGCAACTGCGGCAAGGTGAAGATCGAGCTGACGGGCGAGCCGATCATCGTGGCGGAATGCCATTGCAAATCTTGCCGGGATGGGGCTGAGCGGATGGCAGCGCTGCCTGGTGCAGAGCCGGTCGTGGGCGCCAATGGCAGCTCGCATTATGTGCTCTATCGCAAGGACCGGGTGCGGATCGTTGCGGGCGAGGAGTGGCTGCGCAATTTCCGGCTAGGACCGGACGCGCAGACGCGCCGGGTGTTTGCGAGTTGCTGCAATACGCCGGTGCTGGCCGAGTTCAAGGGCGGGCATTGGGTGAGCCTTTATGCCAATCTCTGGCATGGACAGGCGGTGCCGGTGCTGGATATCCGCACGCAGGTGGGCGATGCGCCCACGGGGACTGTACCCGAGGATGGCGTGCCGGCGGGTGGCTGGGAGACGACCAAGTTCTACGGCAAGCTGCTGGGGGCCTGGATTGCCATGGGGTTCAAGCAACCGGCGGTGGCGCTGGATACGCCGGAGGTCGAGTTGGCGCGTCGCTGA
- a CDS encoding helix-turn-helix domain-containing protein, whose protein sequence is MDSSLNAAALALAHGDVLGALNRVALRTDPSALAIHGTAMAQLGDFAQARKLLRKAAQAFGRREEIARARCVLAEAEIALVSRDLAWPDQRLEQARTTLLRRGDVGNAAHATCIAARLHLLLGQLDRATAELATLRPVDLQPSTRAAWWLTTAGIHVRRIHARAAHRALSEGLDAARASAIPPLLAEVEAAQQSLAGPAAFLTKEDTTTPATLADVEQLFASQTLVLDTLRATLRQGEKIISFASRPVLFALLHSLASGADVSRETLLRHAFGARHADESHRARLRVEITRLRPLLESFGEISATSAGYCLKTTQPIATLALPGLEQNSAVLALLSDGELWSSSALAQVLQLSLRTVQRALDELQRQARIQPIGNGRARRWTILALPGFPTTLLLPVET, encoded by the coding sequence ATGGATTCCAGTCTCAACGCTGCCGCTTTGGCCCTGGCGCATGGCGATGTCCTCGGCGCCCTCAATCGCGTTGCCCTGCGCACTGATCCTTCGGCCCTTGCCATTCACGGCACAGCCATGGCGCAGCTGGGCGACTTTGCCCAGGCGAGAAAGCTGCTCCGCAAAGCTGCGCAAGCCTTTGGCCGGCGTGAAGAAATCGCCCGTGCCCGCTGCGTGCTGGCCGAAGCCGAAATCGCCCTTGTCTCGCGTGACCTGGCCTGGCCCGACCAGCGGCTTGAGCAGGCGCGTACCACCCTCCTCCGACGCGGTGATGTGGGCAATGCCGCCCACGCCACCTGCATCGCCGCGCGCCTCCATTTGCTCCTCGGCCAGCTCGACCGCGCCACCGCCGAACTGGCCACGCTTAGGCCCGTCGACCTGCAACCGTCCACCCGCGCCGCCTGGTGGCTCACCACGGCTGGCATTCACGTCCGCCGCATCCACGCCCGGGCCGCCCACCGCGCCCTGAGCGAGGGGCTTGACGCTGCCCGGGCCAGCGCCATTCCCCCCTTGCTCGCCGAAGTCGAAGCCGCGCAACAATCCCTCGCCGGCCCCGCGGCCTTCCTCACCAAAGAGGACACCACGACGCCCGCCACCCTTGCCGATGTCGAACAGCTCTTCGCTTCGCAAACTCTCGTCCTCGACACCCTCCGCGCCACGCTGCGCCAGGGCGAGAAAATCATCTCCTTTGCCTCGCGTCCGGTGCTCTTCGCCCTGCTCCACAGCCTCGCCTCGGGCGCTGATGTCAGCCGCGAAACCCTTCTCCGCCATGCCTTCGGCGCCCGCCATGCCGATGAATCCCACCGCGCCCGCCTGCGCGTCGAAATCACTCGCCTGCGGCCCCTGCTTGAAAGCTTCGGTGAAATCAGCGCCACCAGCGCCGGCTATTGCCTCAAGACCACACAGCCGATTGCCACCCTAGCCCTCCCCGGCCTCGAGCAAAATAGCGCCGTGCTCGCCCTGCTTTCCGACGGCGAGCTCTGGTCCAGCTCTGCCCTTGCCCAGGTCCTGCAACTGAGCCTGCGCACCGTGCAGCGCGCCCTCGACGAGCTGCAGCGTCAGGCCCGCATCCAGCCCATAGGCAATGGCCGGGCGCGCCGCTGGACCATTCTGGCCCTGCCCGGCTTCCCGACCACGCTCTTGCTACCGGTTGAGACCTAA
- a CDS encoding sugar ABC transporter substrate-binding protein produces MGTALCLAVLSTPAFAQDSVSACLITKTDTNPFFVKMREGAEAKAQELGVTLKSYAGKVDGDHETQVAAIETCIADGAKGILLTASDTSAIVQSVQKARDAGLLVIALDTPLTPTDAADATFATDNFLAGELIGKWAAGKLGAEAANAKIAMLNLGVSQPTVDVLRNQGFLQGFGIDLGDPAKWGDETDPRIVGQDVTAGNEEGGRKAMENLLTKDPSINVVHTINEPAAAGAYEALKSFGRENDVLIVSVDGGCPGVANVKDGIIGATSQQYPLQMAALGIEAIKTWADSGEKPAPTEGKDFFDTGVKLVTDEPVDGVESIDSTEGAELCWG; encoded by the coding sequence ATGGGCACAGCCCTGTGCCTGGCCGTCCTGTCCACGCCTGCCTTCGCTCAGGATTCGGTGTCTGCCTGTCTGATCACCAAGACCGATACCAACCCCTTCTTCGTCAAAATGCGGGAAGGCGCTGAGGCCAAGGCTCAGGAACTGGGCGTCACGCTCAAATCCTATGCCGGCAAGGTCGACGGCGACCACGAAACCCAGGTTGCCGCCATCGAAACCTGCATTGCCGACGGCGCCAAGGGCATCCTGCTGACCGCCTCGGATACGTCCGCCATCGTGCAGTCCGTTCAGAAGGCGCGCGATGCCGGCCTGCTGGTCATCGCCCTCGACACCCCCCTCACCCCAACCGACGCTGCCGACGCCACGTTCGCCACCGACAATTTCCTTGCCGGCGAACTGATCGGCAAATGGGCCGCCGGCAAGCTTGGCGCAGAAGCTGCCAATGCCAAGATCGCCATGCTCAACCTTGGCGTCAGCCAGCCCACCGTCGACGTGCTGCGCAACCAGGGGTTCCTCCAGGGCTTCGGCATCGATCTGGGCGATCCGGCCAAATGGGGCGATGAAACCGATCCGCGCATCGTCGGCCAGGATGTCACCGCCGGCAACGAGGAAGGCGGCCGCAAGGCCATGGAAAACCTTCTGACCAAGGACCCGTCCATCAACGTCGTCCACACCATCAACGAACCCGCCGCTGCCGGCGCCTATGAGGCGCTGAAATCCTTCGGTCGCGAGAACGACGTGCTGATCGTTTCGGTCGACGGCGGTTGCCCTGGCGTCGCCAACGTCAAGGACGGCATCATCGGCGCCACCTCCCAGCAATATCCGCTGCAGATGGCAGCCCTTGGCATCGAAGCGATCAAGACCTGGGCCGACAGCGGCGAAAAGCCGGCTCCGACCGAAGGCAAGGACTTCTTCGATACCGGCGTAAAGCTCGTCACTGACGAACCCGTCGACGGCGTCGAATCCATCGACAGCACCGAAGGCGCCGAGCTCTGCTGGGGCTGA
- a CDS encoding DoxX family protein translates to MKIAGWVLSGLVGLFLAVASAFPKFVTMDAAVSAMEVVGWPVKYLMLIGVIEVVCVVLFLVPRTALLGAVLTTGLLGGSLAANLRVDNPLFSHTLFSIYLGAAVWLALWLRDEKVRSVFPFVRKTEA, encoded by the coding sequence GTGAAGATTGCGGGTTGGGTTTTGAGCGGATTGGTCGGCCTGTTTCTGGCGGTGGCCTCGGCCTTTCCGAAATTTGTCACCATGGATGCGGCCGTGTCGGCCATGGAGGTGGTGGGTTGGCCGGTCAAGTATCTGATGCTGATCGGGGTGATCGAGGTGGTCTGCGTGGTGCTGTTTCTGGTTCCGCGCACGGCGCTGCTGGGAGCGGTGCTGACTACGGGCCTGTTGGGTGGATCGCTGGCGGCAAACCTGCGGGTGGATAACCCGCTGTTCAGCCACACGCTGTTCAGCATCTATCTGGGCGCAGCGGTGTGGCTGGCGCTGTGGCTGCGCGATGAAAAGGTGCGGTCGGTGTTTCCATTTGTGCGGAAGACCGAGGCATGA
- a CDS encoding ATP-binding cassette domain-containing protein: MEPVLKARNVNKRYGRVTALDNCDFDLLPGEILAVIGDNGAGKSSLIKALSGALKPDSGDIFLDGQPVAFSSPMDARKAGVETVYQTLAMSPALSIADNMFMGRELRKPGIMGQVFRQLDRPAMERIAREKLSDLGLMTIQNINQAVETLSGGQRQGVAVARAAAFGSKVIILDEPTAALGVKESRRVLDLIQDVRARGIPIVLISHNMPHVFEVADRIHVHRLGKRLCVIDPKDYTMSDAVAFMTGAKAAPVAVAA; this comes from the coding sequence ATGGAACCCGTTCTCAAGGCTCGCAACGTCAACAAGCGCTATGGCCGCGTCACTGCGCTCGACAATTGCGACTTCGACCTCCTACCCGGCGAAATTCTTGCTGTCATCGGCGACAATGGCGCCGGCAAGTCCTCGCTGATCAAGGCGCTCTCGGGCGCACTCAAACCCGACAGTGGCGACATCTTCCTCGATGGCCAGCCCGTCGCCTTCTCCTCGCCCATGGATGCCCGCAAGGCCGGCGTCGAAACGGTCTACCAGACCCTCGCCATGTCCCCGGCCCTCTCCATTGCCGACAACATGTTCATGGGCCGCGAACTGCGCAAGCCGGGCATCATGGGCCAGGTCTTCCGTCAACTCGACCGCCCTGCCATGGAGCGCATCGCCCGCGAAAAGCTCAGCGACCTCGGCCTGATGACCATCCAGAACATCAACCAGGCCGTCGAAACCCTCTCCGGCGGCCAGCGTCAGGGCGTTGCTGTCGCGCGCGCAGCCGCCTTCGGCTCGAAAGTCATCATCCTCGATGAGCCCACCGCCGCGCTTGGCGTCAAGGAATCCCGCCGCGTCCTCGATCTCATCCAGGACGTCCGCGCCCGCGGCATTCCCATCGTGCTGATCAGCCACAACATGCCGCATGTCTTCGAAGTGGCAGACCGCATCCACGTCCACCGCCTCGGCAAGCGCCTCTGCGTCATCGACCCCAAGGACTATACCATGTCCGATGCGGTCGCCTTCATGACCGGCGCGAAGGCCGCGCCCGTGGCCGTCGCGGCCTAG
- a CDS encoding ABC transporter ATP-binding protein: protein MASDLKISIIEKRFPGAATPVFADFQLALEPGSVTALLGPSGVGKSTLLRLIAGIDQHFTGSITIGDRPAAAAPPPGMLFQDARLLPWLTALDNVRLARPDLPVETALAALENVSLAVHANAWPHALSGGMQRRVALARALCTNADLLLLDEPFVSLDRALVADMRQLLAGHIAQTGATVLFTTHQVEDAASLANRIITLDGHPAKVVSDAPTRPPAYPAPPPVA, encoded by the coding sequence GTGGCGTCCGACCTGAAGATCAGCATCATCGAGAAGCGTTTTCCCGGCGCCGCCACACCGGTCTTTGCGGATTTCCAGCTCGCGCTCGAGCCGGGCAGCGTTACCGCCCTGCTCGGCCCATCCGGCGTGGGCAAGTCGACCCTGCTTCGCCTCATCGCCGGCATCGATCAGCACTTCACCGGCAGCATCACCATCGGCGACCGCCCCGCTGCCGCAGCGCCGCCACCGGGCATGCTCTTCCAGGACGCCCGTCTGTTGCCCTGGCTCACCGCCCTCGACAATGTCCGCCTCGCCAGGCCCGACCTGCCGGTCGAAACCGCCCTCGCTGCTCTGGAAAACGTCAGCCTCGCTGTTCACGCCAATGCCTGGCCCCACGCCCTCTCCGGCGGCATGCAGCGCCGTGTCGCCCTTGCCCGCGCCCTCTGCACCAACGCGGACCTGCTCCTGCTCGACGAACCCTTTGTCTCGCTCGACCGGGCCCTGGTCGCCGACATGCGCCAGCTCCTCGCCGGCCACATCGCGCAGACCGGCGCCACGGTCCTCTTCACCACCCATCAAGTCGAAGACGCGGCCAGCCTCGCCAACCGCATCATCACCCTCGATGGTCACCCCGCAAAAGTGGTCAGCGACGCGCCAACTCGACCTCCGGCGTATCCAGCGCCACCGCCGGTTGCTTGA
- a CDS encoding ROK family transcriptional regulator: MTTAIIRNISTGVNQSGVRDHNERLLLTLLQRNGPTAGSDLARMAGLSPQTVSIILREMEAEGLLARGTPIKGKVGKPSVPMALAEGGVLSFGCKVGRRSAVLLLADFRGRVLHQRQISYQYPLPGPLVNFVTEGVQEIVELCSPAERKRICGIGVAMPFELWKWTEMVGAPAEEFVLWKDIDLAAELAKVTDLPVSTVNDATAGCQAEHIFGRGKEFRDYAYFFIGAFIGGGVVLNHSVYPGHQGNAGALGSLRSVGPQGESRQLLDTASIYLLEARLHEFGLDPKQLWVQPQDWSHLSRFVDPWLGQTAQELAKASLSVCAVIDFEAIVIDGAFPDEIKQALVERTRRYLANQDMRGLIAPRVEAGVVGGNARAIGAAASPLFDRYFMNGNLRLQG, translated from the coding sequence ATGACGACGGCAATCATCCGAAACATCAGCACGGGCGTGAACCAGAGCGGGGTGCGCGACCACAACGAGCGCCTGCTGCTGACGCTGTTGCAGCGCAATGGACCGACGGCGGGGAGTGACCTTGCGAGGATGGCGGGGCTGTCGCCACAGACTGTTTCGATCATCCTCCGCGAGATGGAGGCCGAGGGTCTGTTGGCGCGCGGCACGCCGATCAAGGGCAAGGTGGGCAAGCCCTCCGTGCCGATGGCGCTGGCCGAGGGCGGGGTGCTGAGCTTTGGATGCAAGGTCGGTCGCCGAAGCGCCGTGTTGCTGCTCGCCGACTTCCGAGGGCGCGTGCTGCATCAGCGGCAGATCAGCTATCAATATCCGCTGCCGGGTCCCCTGGTGAATTTCGTGACCGAAGGTGTGCAGGAGATCGTCGAACTGTGCAGCCCGGCCGAGCGCAAGCGGATCTGCGGGATCGGCGTCGCCATGCCGTTCGAGTTGTGGAAGTGGACGGAAATGGTCGGGGCACCGGCCGAGGAATTCGTCTTGTGGAAGGATATCGACCTGGCGGCGGAGCTGGCCAAGGTAACGGACCTGCCGGTCAGCACGGTCAATGACGCGACGGCGGGCTGCCAGGCCGAGCATATTTTCGGGCGCGGCAAGGAATTCCGCGACTATGCCTATTTCTTCATTGGCGCCTTCATCGGCGGCGGCGTGGTACTGAACCACTCGGTCTATCCCGGGCACCAGGGCAATGCGGGGGCGCTGGGGTCGCTGCGCAGCGTGGGTCCGCAGGGCGAAAGTCGGCAGCTGCTGGATACGGCCTCGATCTACCTGCTGGAGGCGCGGCTGCATGAATTCGGGCTCGATCCCAAGCAGCTCTGGGTGCAGCCGCAGGACTGGAGCCACCTCAGCCGGTTCGTCGATCCCTGGCTGGGGCAGACGGCGCAGGAGCTGGCCAAGGCGAGCCTGTCGGTGTGCGCGGTGATCGACTTCGAAGCCATCGTCATCGACGGAGCGTTTCCCGACGAGATCAAGCAGGCCCTGGTGGAGCGGACGCGGCGCTATCTCGCCAACCAGGACATGCGCGGGCTGATTGCGCCGCGGGTGGAGGCGGGCGTGGTGGGCGGCAATGCGCGGGCCATCGGGGCGGCGGCCAGCCCGCTGTTCGACCGCTATTTCATGAATGGGAACCTGCGGCTGCAGGGCTAG
- a CDS encoding LuxR C-terminal-related transcriptional regulator — protein MREQTTLPSVATGDALELIGQIYDASVVPQSWPTVLESCRQFVGGASAAIFRKSVTGHRRQLLHADGRLDAALTEDYFAHWAPTDPSNTVQVFSPIEQGTITSRSLTPQDFAETRFAREWAFPQGMIDIGSATLERHGDCATIFGVFRHEHHGLGDEDMRQRITLLAPHIRRAVTIGTMLGTAAHEADTFRQTVDALAAAVLIVDADGRLLHANQAGQTLLTHGQLRLDRSGLRNLLPQPGDLAPRSTWLETAGGTRLALHILPLTGARSLLGLTGDAVAALFIQPARFDPPSVPEGLATAFELTPAELRVALATIRFDKVADVAHHLGLSEATVKTHLAHIFSKTDTRRQADIVKLIAAFASPLLPRP, from the coding sequence ATGCGCGAGCAAACCACGCTGCCCAGCGTCGCCACCGGCGATGCGCTGGAGCTGATAGGCCAGATCTACGATGCGTCCGTCGTGCCCCAGAGCTGGCCGACCGTGCTCGAGTCCTGCCGCCAGTTCGTCGGCGGCGCCTCCGCTGCCATCTTCCGCAAGAGCGTCACCGGCCACCGCCGCCAACTGCTCCACGCAGACGGCCGCCTTGATGCCGCATTGACCGAGGATTACTTTGCCCATTGGGCGCCCACCGATCCCAGCAACACCGTTCAGGTTTTCTCGCCCATCGAACAGGGCACCATCACCAGCCGGAGCCTGACCCCGCAGGATTTCGCCGAAACCCGCTTTGCCCGCGAATGGGCCTTCCCGCAGGGCATGATCGACATTGGCTCGGCCACGCTCGAACGCCATGGCGACTGCGCCACCATTTTCGGCGTCTTCCGCCACGAGCACCACGGCCTGGGCGACGAAGACATGCGCCAGCGCATCACCCTGCTCGCGCCGCATATCCGCCGCGCCGTCACCATCGGCACCATGCTCGGCACTGCCGCCCACGAAGCCGACACCTTTCGGCAGACCGTCGATGCCCTCGCCGCCGCCGTGTTGATTGTCGATGCGGACGGTCGCCTGCTCCACGCCAATCAGGCCGGCCAGACCCTGCTCACGCATGGCCAGCTCCGCCTCGACCGTTCCGGTCTGCGCAACCTCCTGCCCCAGCCCGGCGACCTCGCCCCGCGCTCCACCTGGCTTGAAACCGCGGGCGGAACCCGCCTCGCCCTCCACATCCTGCCCCTGACCGGCGCAAGATCTTTGCTCGGCCTCACGGGCGACGCCGTCGCCGCGCTTTTCATCCAGCCCGCCCGTTTCGACCCACCCTCCGTGCCCGAAGGTCTCGCCACCGCCTTCGAGCTGACCCCGGCCGAACTCCGCGTCGCCCTCGCCACCATCCGCTTCGACAAGGTCGCCGATGTCGCGCACCACCTCGGCCTCTCCGAAGCGACGGTGAAGACCCATCTTGCCCACATCTTTTCCAAGACCGACACCAGGCGCCAGGCTGACATCGTCAAGCTCATCGCCGCCTTCGCCAGCCCGCTGCTGCCACGGCCGTAA
- a CDS encoding methyltransferase domain-containing protein has product MSSVQALAEQPVDFTAIKQRQNAAWSSGDYAVVGTTLQIVGEQLCESLDLRSGATVLDVAAGNGNATLAAARRFAQVTSTDYVQSLLDKGRARAAAEHLAVTFAVADAEDLPFPDASFDYVLSTFGVMFAPDHHQSAAELTRVTRAGGRIGLANWTPQSFIGQVFKTLGKHIAPPAGVFSPALWGDAAHLAKLFPGLPVELTERTFNFRYRSPAHFVEIFRTYYGPVHKAFLALDDAGSKALEADLQSLIAGFNRATDGTLIIPSAYAEVIIRKP; this is encoded by the coding sequence ATGTCTTCTGTCCAAGCCCTGGCCGAACAGCCGGTTGATTTCACTGCCATCAAGCAGCGCCAGAACGCCGCCTGGTCCTCTGGCGACTATGCCGTCGTCGGCACCACGCTACAGATCGTCGGCGAACAGCTCTGCGAAAGCCTCGACCTGCGCTCCGGCGCCACAGTGCTCGATGTCGCCGCCGGCAATGGCAATGCCACCCTGGCTGCCGCCCGCCGCTTTGCCCAGGTCACCTCCACCGACTATGTGCAAAGCCTGCTCGACAAGGGCCGCGCCCGCGCCGCAGCAGAGCACCTCGCCGTCACCTTCGCCGTGGCCGACGCCGAAGACCTGCCCTTCCCCGATGCGAGCTTCGACTATGTCCTGTCGACCTTCGGCGTCATGTTCGCGCCCGATCACCATCAGTCCGCGGCCGAACTTACGCGCGTCACCCGCGCCGGGGGGCGAATCGGCCTCGCCAACTGGACGCCACAGAGCTTCATCGGCCAGGTCTTCAAGACTCTGGGCAAGCACATTGCGCCACCCGCCGGCGTCTTCTCGCCCGCGCTCTGGGGCGATGCCGCCCATCTCGCCAAACTCTTCCCCGGCCTGCCCGTCGAGCTCACCGAGCGGACTTTCAATTTCCGCTACCGCTCGCCCGCCCATTTCGTGGAAATCTTCCGCACCTATTACGGTCCGGTCCACAAGGCCTTCCTTGCCCTCGATGACGCCGGCAGTAAGGCCCTTGAAGCCGATCTCCAATCCCTCATTGCCGGCTTCAACCGCGCCACGGACGGCACGCTGATCATCCCCTCGGCCTATGCCGAAGTGATCATCCGCAAGCCCTGA
- a CDS encoding ABC transporter permease, producing the protein MSNNTESIDPASVPERESVATFEHQVTLLSRLQHALHSNPALVPLIVLVVSILVFGALLGTKFFSSFALTLILQQVAIVGIVGAAQSLVILTAGIDLSVGAIMVLSSVIMGQFTFRYGMPPAVAIGFGLVAGTLIGFVNGWLIARIKLPPFIVTLGIWQIALASNFLYSGNETIRAQEIETNAPLLQFFGQSFSLGGAVFTYGVIFFILLVLVLAYVLRHTAWGRHVYAVGDDPEAAKLSGVDTRRILISVYALSGLICAFAGWVLIGRIGSVSPTSGQSANIESITAVVIGGISLFGGRGSILGMLFGALIVGVFSLGLRLLGADAQWTYLLIGALIIAAVAVDQWIRKVSV; encoded by the coding sequence ATGTCCAACAACACCGAATCTATTGATCCCGCCAGCGTACCCGAACGCGAAAGCGTCGCCACTTTCGAACATCAGGTCACCCTGCTCTCGCGCCTCCAGCACGCCCTGCACAGCAATCCAGCCCTCGTGCCGCTGATCGTGCTCGTCGTTTCCATCCTGGTCTTTGGCGCCCTGCTCGGCACCAAATTCTTCTCCTCTTTCGCCCTCACGCTGATCCTCCAGCAGGTCGCAATTGTCGGCATCGTCGGCGCCGCGCAATCGCTGGTCATCCTCACCGCCGGCATCGATCTGTCGGTCGGCGCCATCATGGTGCTGAGCTCGGTCATCATGGGCCAGTTCACTTTCCGCTATGGCATGCCGCCCGCCGTTGCCATTGGCTTCGGCCTCGTCGCCGGCACGCTGATCGGCTTCGTCAACGGCTGGCTGATCGCCCGCATCAAGCTGCCGCCCTTCATCGTCACCCTCGGCATCTGGCAGATCGCGCTCGCCTCCAACTTCCTCTATTCCGGCAACGAGACCATCCGCGCCCAGGAAATCGAGACCAACGCGCCGCTGCTGCAATTTTTCGGCCAGTCCTTCAGCCTGGGCGGAGCGGTCTTCACCTATGGCGTGATCTTCTTCATTCTGCTTGTCCTCGTCCTCGCCTATGTGCTGCGCCACACCGCCTGGGGCCGCCATGTCTACGCCGTGGGCGATGACCCCGAAGCCGCCAAGCTCTCCGGCGTCGATACGCGGCGCATCCTGATTTCCGTCTATGCCCTCTCCGGCCTCATCTGCGCCTTCGCAGGCTGGGTGCTGATCGGCCGCATCGGCTCGGTCTCTCCAACGTCTGGCCAATCGGCCAATATCGAAAGCATCACCGCCGTGGTGATCGGCGGCATCTCGCTTTTCGGCGGCCGCGGCTCGATCCTGGGCATGCTGTTCGGCGCCCTTATCGTGGGTGTCTTCTCGCTCGGCCTGCGCCTGCTCGGCGCCGACGCACAATGGACCTATCTGCTGATTGGCGCGCTTATCATCGCCGCCGTCGCCGTGGACCAGTGGATCAGAAAGGTATCTGTCTGA
- a CDS encoding glutamine cyclotransferase: MEKQAEIIGEFSASKNGPVHGVSYDGTHVWAATGDAMRAFDPQSGAEVRSLAVAGHAGTAFDGRYLYQIADAVIQKVDPESGTVIATIPAPGGGKDSGMAWANGSLWVGQYREQQIIQINAESGAVQRTIQTNRFVTGVTWVDDQLWHGYSDDGNGGLARLDPANGREMDVLDMPGKSVSGVESDGGGLFYCGGGNSGLIRVVKRA, encoded by the coding sequence ATGGAAAAGCAGGCTGAAATCATTGGCGAATTCAGCGCGAGCAAGAACGGTCCGGTGCATGGCGTGAGTTATGACGGCACGCATGTCTGGGCGGCGACGGGCGACGCCATGCGCGCGTTCGATCCCCAGAGTGGGGCCGAGGTCAGGTCGCTGGCGGTGGCGGGACATGCCGGGACGGCGTTCGACGGGCGTTATCTCTACCAGATCGCGGATGCGGTGATTCAGAAGGTCGATCCCGAGAGCGGCACGGTCATCGCGACCATTCCGGCGCCGGGCGGTGGCAAGGATTCGGGGATGGCCTGGGCCAATGGGTCGCTCTGGGTGGGGCAGTATCGCGAACAGCAGATCATCCAGATCAATGCCGAAAGCGGGGCCGTGCAAAGGACGATCCAGACCAACCGCTTCGTCACCGGTGTCACCTGGGTGGATGACCAGCTGTGGCATGGCTATTCGGACGACGGCAATGGCGGGCTGGCGCGGCTTGATCCGGCCAATGGGCGAGAGATGGACGTGCTCGACATGCCGGGCAAGAGTGTTTCCGGCGTGGAATCGGATGGCGGTGGGCTGTTCTATTGCGGTGGTGGCAATAGCGGCCTGATCCGGGTGGTGAAGCGGGCTTAG
- a CDS encoding ABC transporter permease subunit, whose translation MEYLSLPLLLLLWQVLAMVLAHRLLPTPITVAQELWHLATEGRLLPDLGKTLFRAGTAFILAMLLGTALGILLGRQTWLDRLFSGWLIVGLNLPAIVVAIVLYIWLGLTDLALILAVIVNKVPLVITTIREGVRSFSADYDELATALRLSRWRKLRLVFLPQLTPFILAAARTGLSLIWKIVLVFEVLGSDGGVGYRISVLFQFFDITGILAYAAAFILVVVALEYGILRPLERKLLQWRPT comes from the coding sequence TTGGAATATCTCTCGCTGCCCCTCTTGCTGCTGCTCTGGCAGGTCCTCGCCATGGTCCTCGCCCACCGCTTGCTTCCGACGCCCATCACCGTCGCGCAGGAATTGTGGCACCTCGCCACCGAGGGCCGCCTCCTGCCGGATCTGGGCAAGACCCTGTTCCGCGCCGGCACCGCATTCATCCTCGCCATGCTGCTGGGCACAGCGCTCGGCATCCTGCTCGGCCGCCAGACCTGGCTCGACCGGCTCTTCTCCGGCTGGCTGATCGTTGGCCTCAATCTACCCGCCATCGTCGTCGCCATCGTACTCTACATCTGGCTCGGACTGACCGATCTGGCGCTGATCCTCGCCGTCATCGTCAACAAGGTGCCGCTGGTCATCACCACCATCCGTGAAGGCGTCCGCAGTTTCTCCGCTGACTATGACGAACTCGCCACTGCGCTGCGCCTCTCGCGCTGGCGCAAGCTGCGCCTCGTCTTCCTGCCCCAGCTTACCCCCTTCATCCTCGCCGCGGCCCGAACCGGCCTGTCGCTGATCTGGAAGATCGTGCTGGTTTTTGAGGTCCTCGGCAGCGATGGCGGCGTCGGCTACCGTATCAGCGTCCTGTTCCAGTTCTTTGATATCACTGGAATTCTGGCCTATGCCGCCGCCTTCATCCTGGTCGTCGTCGCCCTCGAATACGGCATCCTGCGCCCTCTCGAACGAAAGCTCCTGCAGTGGCGTCCGACCTGA